A window of Gadus chalcogrammus isolate NIFS_2021 chromosome 2, NIFS_Gcha_1.0, whole genome shotgun sequence genomic DNA:
tatcacaaaatataaatattaggaAAAGTAGGTGATATATTAGTGGTTATTAGCCACAGGTTAGCGATGATTCTTAtttctcccacaatgcattgcatgacgtcacataAGGTACTCCTCGCTTTTGGACGACAGCCGAAGCcgctagtgagagagagacagtgtcagattatataagtaaatacataaatagagatagcctagatatagatagatagatagatcgatcgatagatagaatagcataacatcgatagatagatagaatagcataacatcgatagatagtgagggatagcatagcataacataacataacatagatagatagtgagggatagcatagcatagcatagcataacatatatatagatagagagagagagtagatatATTAGTAGATAACATGGTTTTCTACTGTATTTGTGGCGGGTGCAACAACTCCAGCAAAAGTGGACATAGGGTACATTGCTTCCCCAAGGACAAAGGGATTCTCCGAAGCTGGGTGCAATTTGTCAAGGTTAGGCGGGCAGATTTTTCAGCTAGCTCTGTTACCGCGTACTCCAGAATATGCAGCGCGCATTTCAAGGAGGAGGATTACCACTCAGGGGATGCCAAGATGGTCTCACTTGGTTTAAAGAGTAAGAGGACGGCGAAGTTAATTCCTACCGCCGTGCCGTCTGTGCATGCAAACCACTCTGCCTGCCCTGTCCCGAGGTCGAGAGACACCGTCTGCCGCAAGCGAGAGATTGCCACGGTAAGCATCATGCTATAGCTGCTAATTACAAGCTGCGCGTTAGCTAGATCTGTGTATTTTGCATACCGTGTTCCCTTTGACACAGCCTCCTCTACAAGCATGATCAGTCTGACATTAGAAGAGCATATTTCTTGATTCACGAATATGAGCCAAAACAAAATTGCCCTGAAGTAAATGTCCATATCGTCATGAAAGCTTCATGGCTAGTGTTTTGATCAGTGATCGTCATCATCAAGCGGCTTTCACaacagtgtgtttgcgttttgtgTTAGTGCTAGACTGCTACGGTTCTCTTTCACATATACTGTATTTGACCGTGACCGTGTcgtcagggctgtagtggacGCTAAACGCAAGTAAAcgcagtttacccacctctgaaATTTGAGAAACAGAGTTTATCCACTTCTCACTTCAGAGTTTAGCTACCTCCCAATACAGTAAATGTACTACCATTCGTTGCGAATCACTGATCTAAGTATTCAGTTTACCTACCTCTTATTTCACCACTACACCCTTGCATATCTTttttatatacttatatatactatactttatactaatatacttttttatatttgttttcgcAAGATGTTGACAGACGCCTCACAGCAGGAGACCGTGCACAGTGTAGACACTGTGGAGAGTGTCGATACTGGGGATCAGCCCTTGCCCTCCTCCACTTCTGATGCTGGGACACAATGTTATTTGAAGCCCCCCCGATGGTCTCACGGTAAATCTTTGGTATTTTAAGGGGTAGATATTATGTCTAAAACATTGCAAGTAGGACATTTCCATACAGATTGATGAAATGAATACATAGCCTACACCAAAACATAGCCGCTTAGATTTGCCATGATTGTCATATGTTTGGGTATGTTTACTCCCTCTGCCACAGCTGTGCAGGTTAACCTGAAGCCCAAGATGGTTAGCGTGGGCACACAGACTTCAATCAGCCCACAAACCTCCACTCCCCTCGCTAGTCCTGAACAGACAgttgacgacgatgatgatgataatgccaCTGTCATCAGTGACTTGTCGTGGGTGCCCGAAGAGCCGATGGATGAGGAGGAATTGTTTGATGAGGAGCCACCTTACACGTGTGACCCCCACCACAAGTGAGATAATCTAAAACCAACATAGACCATATTGAATGCTCAATGCTTTGTTAGTTTGAAtgacaccgcccccctccccctcattttttgttgttgtagttgcaTTGACAAATTCATTGTTTGCCAAGAGGAGCTGATGGGCCTTTTTGCCATCTGTCCGGCCTGTTGTGAGAGGTCGGATAGGAGCATCGTGCAGCAGGAAGGAACTtttgttaaaggttgggtacgcgatttgcgaaacaacagcagattttgaaaatacacaactcaaatggtcctaccccctccccttcaacgctgactctgactccacccattccaagtacctggacgcgcaatcatgcacgagcgcgaacagagatgcgcgagagcgagccaggctagcgtaggttttcgtttaacaacatggcactacattcagctgtaaattgcacccagtaccgcgggaagtaggggttttgggggtgctgcaacaccccctgtccgaggccctgtcttatcacagaaaacgatcatttctaaaaaccaaagtggagatttctgaaaacgccggttatgtgttgtcgtatcaacggggagaaacgggattttaggttctgaagcgtcacattatgcaccaggaaatgcttaacgtcatgtgagcatccgctgtaccgtattggtccgaatataaacacaaaccccattgtaatacgacctatatttggaaaaaagatttgatgaccagatcttgatttcatgaataaataaattgtattaattgaaataatatacgaaaataaaaaggcatagaataaaacactgcattgccactaaacagtagtgcaaataggccgtactgatgtgtacacctaagacttcctgacactcctctgccccgctgtgttcgctctggctgtggtcgctccgaactgtttcggcccgtggcaaagcgagtcatcctcgctgctgtccaaggcatgttgagacgcagcatttatttaatgctcatatgtcctagtgctgaaaaaaggttatatgaaaaagtgtgagggtagcggtggtgcgctaaacttgttctgtgagcagctggatgtgaaccatggtgtgaaggaagtgaacacaacgatcgattttcaactgtgcgcgcatgcactggtgtaattgagctgcgctgctatatatcttttttatcaatgtaacgagttgcgagtctagtgcaggccgggtttttttttccagcaccccctgctgagaatacgttctcgcggctatggttgcaccagatgttataaacattaaacggtcacataaatcaatactatttttagaaaatgtatgtttgtttcatataattgtattggaagtcctggttttcactagggttgccgcggtgtggacattttcacaccgagtaatacactcgtctcaacaccggtattaccgagtataaacggtataaactttgaaactaggtcaaccgccacacaagcatcggtttttagacccttctcgtccttcagttgccgccaacgttcaaaagcagcgcctaggattattcttgatttcagtttttctctttcagcgtttttattatcaattactctctgaaaaagagttttccttctctttgctggtggtggtggtggtggtggggattgtggcgtcttgtctgccatggaaattgtcttctactgctaggtccaaatgtggattaactagttccagtagataccgcaggataacaacaaacaggagcttgctctgggtcacgagctctgggtcacgagtactgcacgaaggggtcgcgcgcggggcgcgggggagggggggagggggagtgcagtacgaccgtttgattgacgtacttactgtccaatgaaactcggtggcaatggatatgattggctggagtttttcgagccctgcacgttccacagatgattgacaagtttaattttcatgtcagtacttctaactcagtggctgtaagcgggttatgataaggatttcaagtaattttgcaaaaatggccaaaaaagcaaatcacctatgcaacctttaagaTCAAGCAGGTACAGTTTTGTTTATGCAGTTTTGTTTACGTGGCCATCTGATTAGAAAATCTGAAATTCTAATTCTAATTAATTCTGCAATAGTGTAGAAAAAAAATCTGATAGCTCTGACTGTCTTGCCAGTTAATTTACAATGTATGTACCAGGCTGGCTTAAGTCTGCTGGTTTGTGATGCCATCATATTTGAGTGTTATACTGTATTGGTcatgtgtgtttcattgaaaatatgaaacctttgaccagtaatgtacagtacttacTCTATATTGAATCCTGATATACTGTTGattacaatgttttattttattttcttacataTCTAGGTCTGTGCATCATGTGGCTACCACCGTTTCTGGCAAAACCAGCCAATGCTCCACAGGAACATGCCAACCTGCAACCTCCTGTTAAGTGGGGCCATTCATTTTACTGGATGTTTGGCCACACAGACACTAAGAATGTTGACCCTGTTTGGCCTGCAGTGCATCAGTGCGAGCAGTTTCTTTCGCCATCAGCGCCGCTACACCATCCCAGTAATCGTTCAGGCCTGGCAGAATGATCAAGCCAAGAATTTTAGTGACCTACGGGCAATGGATGGCGGGCTAGTTCTTGCTGGTGACTGCAGGTAAACCAGTGTGAGAGCTAGACCAGTTCCACGTTttgattttgttatttgttatcatGTAGGGTGGCTTTAGTTGGCATTTGCAGTTGACATGGTGGATTGTCTTTACAGACCATGGTTTGAAAAACTTGAAACATAAATTGTAATTAATTCCAGGTCAGATTCTCCTGGGCACTGCGCAAAGTATGGGTCATACTCTCTGATAGAGGACAGAGTGAACAAGGTGGtggatgttcagcttgttcaggtaAACCTGATGTTATTAGACAAAGAAATGAACTCTGCAATTTGGTAAAAGGATTGTATCTTAATATAACATCTTTCCACTAGTACAACCATGCATAGAGCTTTATTGTGTATTGCCTAACTAGAGTAGTGTATCATAATGCCTGGACCAGCAACGCTTCGGTTCATTAACGCCTCCTTCAACACCACCTGCATTCTACACTTACACTGTTATGTCATGTTGCAGAGCTCAGAGGTCCCCAACAGCTCATGGTGTGAGCTTGAAGGGCTCAAGCGCAGTGTTGGCCTGCTGAGGGGAAACGACCTGCATTTGGCAACGCTGATCACGGACCGACATCGCCAGGTATTTACAATAAAAATGCAGTATAGAATGTAAATATCTGAATTGCACTGAAGCTGGATGTTTGTGGTTTTTTCTCCTTAGGTTGCCAAATgggtgagagaggagctgaTCCCTGAAGGGACACAGCATTATTTTGACGTGTGGCACATTGCAAAAAGTATGTATCCATTTTTGGAACCTTGAAGCAGTTTTTGTTAGTGCATATCAATTAATACCATTTGTTCTAAAACAGGTCTGGGGAAGGCATTGGATGCAGCATCCAAAGAGTGTGACCAACTACAGTTGTGGAGGCCAGCTATAGTGAATCACCTCTATTGGACTGCAGCCTCAACCCCAGATGGCAACCCAGCGGTCATGGAGGCCAAATGGAGAAGTTTAGTGAACCACATCCAGGACATCCATGACCATGACACCCCTGCCTTCTCCAGTTGTGCCCATGGCCCTCTAGACGAAGATCAGCGCAACAAAGAGTGGCTGGACCCAGGTACAGTACTGGTATTATGCACGCTCTACATAGTTTTGTTTTAGTTGCTGTCTTTGAGTAATTGTCTGGATGCTTTGACATGTGACCTTCGtgatgaaattattttttcattccctGGCAATCTCATAACATTCTGTTTActgtttatgtttgctataattCATATGCAGGACAATTTCATGTGTTTCCATTTCAAAAAGGAATTCTGTCTGTATCCATCTTCCTGTCTATTTGTACgttttccgtctgtctgtgtgtctgtctgcctccctgcctacctgtcttGGTCTTTTCAGGCTCATTGGCAGCAGTCAAGTTGGAGAACATAATGATGAGGGCTGCCTTGCTGAAAGATGTTCGTCAGCTGTCTCCACAGCACCAGACCTTCTCCCTTGAGGCTTACCACTCCCTCATCTTGCACTTCGCGCCCAAGCACACAGGGTTTTCATACCTTGGGATGTATAGCAGGTCAGTGCTATCCAATGGAATAACACTGCCAATTATTATGCCTtttatagtaataatagtacctATTAACGTGCCTATTGTAGTATTTTGTCATACACCAAGTTTCAAAGGTTttctcaaatgtgttattttgtaggCTTCTCTTAGCGGCGCTGCATTATAATCACAATGCCAATCGCGAGACAGCACGGAGAAGTGACGGGACGGAGAAGTACTGCGTGCGGTATCCGCGCTTCAGAAAAGGTGCCCATGTGGTGCGTCCCATCAAAGAGGCAGCCTCATACGGTAAGCAGTGTCAGGCAGTTCTATCATATTTTGAGATGGCGCACGAGTGATCAGTGACAATGATCTTTAtaaagtaatattattattattattattaatattattattattatgtctgcAGGTTATGCAACATCATTAATGAAGGCCCTTCGGGAGAGCTACGACAATTCACCCGCGGTTCTTCGAGAGGTTGGCGCCAATTTGTCCTCCGATGCACCCGCCCCCATCGCCAAATCCTTCGAACAGATTCCTAAGGAGGAGGCCATCAGCCTCTACCTAGCCCGGCAGTCACGCTTCAAGAAAACCTAAtttcacattattatttttttccacggaCAAGTCCAATGATTTAGTTGTTATTATTTGCATGAAATTTCTTTGTATataattcaaaa
This region includes:
- the LOC130402055 gene encoding THAP domain-containing protein 10-like, whose protein sequence is MVFYCICGGCNNSSKSGHRVHCFPKDKGILRSWVQFVKVRRADFSASSVTAYSRICSAHFKEEDYHSGDAKMVSLGLKSKRTAKLIPTAVPSVHANHSACPVPRSRDTVCRKREIATMLTDASQQETVHSVDTVESVDTGDQPLPSSTSDAGTQCYLKPPRWSHAVQVNLKPKMVSVGTQTSISPQTSTPLASPEQTVDDDDDDNATVISDLSWVPEEPMDEEELFDEEPPYTCDPHHNCIDKFIVCQEELMGLFAICPACCERSDRSIVQQEGTFVKGWVNQCES
- the LOC130375806 gene encoding uncharacterized protein LOC130375806, with translation MEAKWRSLVNHIQDIHDHDTPAFSSCAHGPLDEDQRNKEWLDPGSLAAVKLENIMMRAALLKDVRQLSPQHQTFSLEAYHSLILHFAPKHTGFSYLGMYSRLLLAALHYNHNANRETARRSDGTEKYCVRYPRFRKGAHVVRPIKEAASYGYATSLMKALRESYDNSPAVLREVGANLSSDAPAPIAKSFEQIPKEEAISLYLARQSRFKKT